A DNA window from Oncorhynchus tshawytscha isolate Ot180627B linkage group LG13, Otsh_v2.0, whole genome shotgun sequence contains the following coding sequences:
- the LOC121838947 gene encoding mucin-5AC-like — MVDPATTTNDAATTTTTAPTTPTVASSTRTSAAPNTTTTEASSTTTVETTTTTTTSPTTTAAPTTTTVAPTATTTAAAPTTTVAASSTTTAAPTATRNEDPSTITTTTSPTTTTAPTTTTRAPTATTTAAAPTVAASTTTTAAPMATTTLAHTTTTLATIASTTAAATTTTAASITSTTSATIPPTATTTASTTTKMVDHATTTNDAATTTTTTPTTPTVASSTRTSAAPTTTTTEASSTTTVETTTTTTTSPTTTAAPTTTTVAPTATTTAAAPTTTVAASSTTTAAPTATRNEDPSTITTTTSPTTTAAPTTTTGAPTATTTAAALTTTTEAASTSTTAALTATTSEASSTTTIAPTTTSPSTTVAPTTAITTEGPTTILTPTTTTTVAPTAATTTTISPTTTTTISPLTTVAPTTPIKTAGPTAFVSPTTNTNVAPTASTTAISTTNVAPKITTNAAAPTVAASTTTTAAPMATTTLAHTTTTLATIASTTAAATTTTAASITSTTSATIPPTATTTASTTTKMVDPVTTTNDAATTTTTAPTTPTVASSTRTSAAPNTTTTEASSTTTVETTTTTTTSPTTTAAPTTTTVAPTATTTAAAPTTTVAASSTTTAAPTATRNEDPSTITTTTSPMTTAAPTTTTGAPTSSYGHYNCSSTNCSCIHNHYCSPYGNNNSSSYNNNVSYNSKHNSSCNDNHCSFYNIYNKRNNTTYGNNYSFYYDKMLLLQPPELLRPLQQQQLLQQQLKLLPQGLLQPLLSTNCSCIHNHYCSPYGNNNSSSYNNNVSYNSKHNSSCNDNHCSFYNIYNKRNNTTYGNNYSFYYDKNGRSCDTTNDAATNNHSSYNSNCSFFHKNNSYYNHQSSYGHYNCSSTNCSCIHNHYCSPYGNNNSSSYNNNVSYNSKHNSSCNDNHCSFYNIYNKRNNTTYGNNYSFYYDKNDHYKCSSTNCSCIHNHYCSPYGNNNSSSYNNNVSYNSKHNSSCNDNHCSFYNIYNKRNNTTYGNNYSFYYDKNGRSCDHHK; from the exons ATGGTAGATCCTGCGACCACCACAAATGATGcagctactacgacaaccacagctcctACAACTCCAACTGTAGCTTCTTCCACAAGAACAAGTGCAGCCCCTAATACAACCACAACAGAAGCTTCttctacaacaactgtagaaactacgactaccacaacaacatccccgacgacaactgcagctcctactacaactacCGTAGCTCCTACGGCCACTACAACTGCAGCAGCtccaacaacaactgtagctgctTCCTCAACCACTACAGCAGCCCCTACTGCAACTAGAAATGAAGATCCTTCTACAAtaaccacaacaacatcccctacgacaactacagctcctactacaaccaccAGAGCTCCTACGGCCACTACAACTGCAGCAGCACCAACTGTAGCTGCATCCACAACCACTACTGCAGCCCCTATGGCAACAACAACTCTAGCTCATACAACAACAACGTTAGCTACAATAGCAAGCACAACAGCAGCTgcaacgacaaccactgcagcttctATAACATCTACAACAAGCGCAACAATACCACCTACGGCAACAACTACAGCTTCTACTACGACAAAAATGGTAGATCATGCGACCACCACAAATGATGcagctactacgacaaccacaactccTACAACTCCAACTGTAGCTTCTTCCACAAGAACAAGTGCAGCCCCTACTACAACCACAACAGAAGCTTCttctacaacaactgtagaaactacgactaccacaacaacatcccctacgacaactgcagctcctactacaactacCGTAGCGCCTACGGCCACTACAACTGCAGCAGCtccaacaacaactgtagctgctTCCTCAACCACTACAGCAGCCCCTACTGCAACTAGAAATGAAGATCCTTCTACAAtaaccacaacaacatcccctacgacaactgcagctcctactacaaccaccGGAGCTCCTACGGCCACTACAACAGCAGCAGCTCTTACAACAACAACTGAAGCTGCTTCCACAAGCACTACTGCAGCCCTTACTGCAACCACATCTGAAGCATCTTCTACAACAACTATAGCACCTACGACAACATCCCCTTcgacaactgtagctccaacAACGGCAATCACAACCGAAGGTCCTACGACCATTTtaactcctacgacaaccacaactgtagcACCTACAGCAGCCACAACAACAACTATAtcacctacgacaaccacaacaatctCCCCTTTGACAACTGTAGCTCCAACAACGCCAATCAAAACTGCAGGACCCACTGCTTTTGTAAGTCCTACGACAAACACAAATGTAGCTCCTACAGCAAGCACAACAGCAATTAGTACAACAAATGTTGCTCCTAAGATCACTACAAATGCAGCAGCACCAACTGTAGCTGCATCCACAACCACTACTGCAGCCCCTATGGCAACAACAACTCTAGCTCATACAACAACAACGTTAGCTACAATAGCAAGCACAACAGCAGCTgcaacgacaaccactgcagcttctATAACATCTACAACAAGCGCAACAATACCACCTACGGCAACAACTACAGCTTCTACTACGACAAAAATGGTAGATCCTGTGACCACCACAAATGATGcagctactacgacaaccacagctcctACAACTCCAACTGTAGCTTCTTCCACAAGAACAAGTGCAGCCCCTAATACAACCACAACAGAAGCTTCttctacaacaactgtagaaactacgactaccacaacaacatcccctacgacaactgcagctcctactacaactacCGTAGCGCCTACGGCCACTACAACTGCAGCGGCtccaacaacaactgtagctgctTCCTCAACCACTACAGCAGCCCCTACTGCAACTAGAAATGAAGATCCTTCTACAAtaaccacaacaacatcccctatgacaactgcagctcctactacaaccaccGGAGCTCCTACG AGCTCCTACGGCCACTACAACTGCAGCAGCACCAACTGTAGCTGCATCCACAACCACTACTGCAGCCCCTATGGCAACAACAACTCTAGCTCATACAACAACAACGTTAGCTACAATAGCAAGCACAACAGCAGCTgcaacgacaaccactgcagcttctATAACATCTACAACAAGCGCAACAATACCACCTACGGCAACAACTACAGCTTCTACTACGACAAAATG ctcctactacaaccaccGGAGCTCCTACGGCCACTACAACAGCAGCAGCTCTTACAACAACAACTGAAGCTGCTTCCACAAGGACTACTGCAGCCCTTACT CAGCACCAACTGTAGCTGCATCCACAACCACTACTGCAGCCCCTATGGCAACAACAACTCTAGCTCATACAACAACAACGTTAGCTACAATAGCAAGCACAACAGCAGCTgcaacgacaaccactgcagcttctATAACATCTACAACAAGCGCAACAATACCACCTACGGCAACAACTACAGCTTCTACTACGACAAAAATGGTAGATCCTGCGACACCACAAATGATGCAGCTACtaacaaccacagctcctacaACTCCAACTGTAGCTTCTTCCACAAGAACAA ctcctactacaaccaccAGAGCTCCTACGGCCACTACAACTGCAGCAGCACCAACTGTAGCTGCATCCACAACCACTACTGCAGCCCCTATGGCAACAACAACTCTAGCTCATACAACAACAACGTTAGCTACAATAGCAAGCACAACAGCAGCTgcaacgacaaccactgcagcttctATAACATCTACAACAAGCGCAACAATACCACCTACGGCAACAACTACAGCTTCTACTACGACAAAAATG ATCACTACAAATGCAGCAGCACCAACTGTAGCTGCATCCACAACCACTACTGCAGCCCCTATGGCAACAACAACTCTAGCTCATACAACAACAACGTTAGCTACAATAGCAAGCACAACAGCAGCTgcaacgacaaccactgcagcttctATAACATCTACAACAAGCGCAACAATACCACCTACGGCAACAACTACAGCTTCTACTACGACAAAAATGGTAGATCCTGCGACCACCACAAATGA